One region of Columba livia isolate bColLiv1 breed racing homer chromosome 30, bColLiv1.pat.W.v2, whole genome shotgun sequence genomic DNA includes:
- the LOC135576764 gene encoding uncharacterized protein LOC135576764, which translates to MMDLNPLSRGRRFRQRKWSRGLHGGHLLHHGSPWGHVLRHGLHGCRDMCSVMDLHGCRDMCSIMDFMGAGTCAPSWTFMGAGTCAPSWTFMGAGTCAPSWTFMGAGTCAPSWTFMGAGTCAPSWTFMGAGTCAPSWTFMGAGTCAPSWTFMGAGTCAPSWTFMGAGTCAPSWTFMGAGTCAPSWTFMGAGTCAPSWTFMGAGTCAPSWTFMGAGTCAPSWTFMGAGTCAPPWAAGWASAPLWTSMGFQDGHLLHRGSPWATGTSLPLWSSPQAAEWMFVPLWTSVGFRMGVIFTMGFRVDVSTMDLHGVKGLLLHHGVHHGLQGGRLHHGSPWGERMFHRVLHRELQSGCLVHHEPPWALGFRMDVIFTMGFRVDIFSTMDLHGLQGHLFHHVLHHGLQCGCLLHYGPPWASGWTSSPPWISMGCRDISSTTFFTMGCSVDVCSTMDLHGLQGGRWLHHDLHHGLQGGRLHHGSPWAAGTSLPPRSSPWAAVWMFAPLWTSMGFRMDVCSTMGLHGVKGCSTVFFTVSCRVDDWSTMNLHGLQDGCDLHHGSPWGERTSAPPWISMGCRDIFSTTFFTMGCSVDVCSTMDLHGLQGGCRLHHGLQGGRLHH; encoded by the exons ATGATGGATTTAAATCCACTCTCCCGAGGGAGACGATTCCGGCAGCGAAAATGGAGCCGTGGGTTGCACGGTGGacatctgctccaccatggatcTCCATGGGGACATGTGCTCCGTCATGGACTTCATGGGTGCAGGGACATGTGCTCCGTCATGGACCTTCATGGGTGCAGGGACATGTGCTCCATCATGGACTTCATGGGTGCAGGGACATGTGCTCCATCGTGGACCTTCATGGGTGCAGGGACATGTGCTCCATCGTGGACCTTCATGGGTGCAGGGACATGTGCTCCATCATGGACCTTCATGGGTGCAGGGACATGTGCTCCATCATGGACCTTCATGGGTGCAGGGACATGTGCTCCATCGTGGACCTTCATGGGTGCAGGGACATGTGCTCCGTCATGGACCTTCATGGGTGCAGGGACATGTGCTCCATCATGGACCTTCATGGGTGCAGGGACATGTGCTCCATCATGGACCTTCATGGGTGCAGGGACATGTGCTCCATCATGGACCTTCATGGGTGCAGGGACATGTGCTCCATCATGGACCTTCATGGGTGCAGGGACATGTGCTCCGTCATGGACCTTCATGGGTGCAGGGACATGTGCTCCATCATGGACCTTCATGGGTGCAGGGACATGTGCTCCATCATGGACCTTCATGGGTGCAGGGACATGTGCtccaccatgggctgcagggtggGCATCTGCTCCAttgtggacctccatgggctttCAGGATGGACACCTTCTCCACCGTGGATCTCCATGGGCTACAGGAACATCTCTTCCACTGTGGTcttcaccacaggctgcagagtgGATGTTTGTTCCACTATGGACCTCTGTGGGCTTCAGGATGGGTGTGATCTTCACCATGGGCTTCAGGGTGGACGTCTCCACCATGGATCTCCATGGGGTGAAAGGGCTTTTACTCCACCATGGTGTTCACCATGGGCTTCAGGGTGGACGTCTCCACCATGGGTCTCCATGGGGTGAAAGGATGTTCCACCGTGTTCTTCACCGTGAGCTGCAGAGTGGATGCTTGGTCCACCATGAACCTCCATGGGCTTTGGGCTTCAGGATGGATGTGATCTTCACCATGGGCTTCAGGGTGGACATCTTCTCCACCATGgatctccatgggctgcagggacaTCTCTTCCATCACGTtcttcaccatgggctgcagtgtgGATGTTTGCTCCActatggacctccatgggcttcAGG GTGGACATCTTCTCCACCATGgatctccatgggctgcagggacaTCTCTTCCACCACGTtcttcaccatgggctgcagtgtgGATGTTTGCTCCActatggacctccatgggcttcAGGGTGGACGTTGGCTCCACCATGATCTTCACCATGGGCTTCAGGGTGGACGTCTCCACCATGgatctccatgggctgcagggacaTCTCTTCCACCACGTtcttcaccatgggctgcagtgtgGATGTTTGCTCCActatggacctccatgggcttcAGGATGGACGTCTGCTCCACCATGGGTCTCCATGGGGTGAAAGGATGTTCCACCGTGTTCTTCACCGTGAGCTGCAGAGTGGATGATTGGTCCACCATGAACCTCCATGGGCTTCAGGATGGATGTGATCTTCACCATGGATCTCCATGGGGTGAAAGGacatctgctccaccatggatctccatgggctgcagggacaTCTTTTCCACCACGTtcttcaccatgggctgcagtgtgGATGTTTGCTCCActatggacctccatgggcttcAGGGTGGATGTCGGCTCCACCATGGTCTTCAGGGTGGACGTCTCCACCATTga